A stretch of the Desulfobacter sp. genome encodes the following:
- a CDS encoding IS6 family transposase, whose amino-acid sequence MKNENPFKWRHYEKEIILLNVRWYLRYQLSYRNLEEMMQERGLSVDHSTIYRWVQRYAPEMEKRSRKYLRQSNDSYRIDETYIKVRGKMKYLYRAVDSRGNTIDFLLRSRRNMESAKRFFKKMLRASNSSRPRVLSVDGNPAYPPAVKALKEKKLLNKDCILRQNKYLNNIIEQDHRFIKKLVRAGMGFKTFHSAWRTLKGYEIMNMIRKGQVKNIRKGEILKQKEFVENLFSYAA is encoded by the coding sequence ATGAAAAATGAAAACCCTTTCAAGTGGCGTCATTATGAAAAAGAAATCATCCTATTGAATGTTCGCTGGTATCTGAGATATCAACTGAGTTACAGGAATCTGGAAGAGATGATGCAAGAACGGGGCTTGTCTGTGGATCACAGTACCATTTACCGATGGGTTCAGCGCTATGCTCCTGAAATGGAAAAGCGAAGCAGGAAGTATCTGCGGCAATCAAATGATTCTTACCGTATTGATGAAACATATATCAAGGTGCGGGGGAAAATGAAGTATCTTTACCGAGCGGTCGATTCCCGTGGAAATACCATCGATTTTCTTCTTCGCAGCAGACGTAATATGGAATCTGCCAAACGATTTTTTAAAAAGATGCTGCGAGCTTCCAATAGCTCCAGACCTCGGGTTCTGAGTGTTGACGGAAATCCTGCATATCCTCCGGCAGTAAAGGCTTTGAAAGAAAAAAAGCTTCTGAATAAGGACTGTATCCTAAGACAGAATAAATATCTGAACAATATTATTGAGCAAGACCACCGGTTTATCAAAAAGCTTGTCAGAGCTGGTATGGGGTTCAAGACATTTCATTCTGCCTGGCGGACGCTAAAAGGCTATGAAATTATGAACATGATCAGAAAAGGACAAGTTAAAAATATTAGGAAGGGAGAAATTTTAAAGCAGAAAGAATTCGTCGAAAATCTGTTTTCTTATGCTGCGTAA